The proteins below come from a single Hemitrygon akajei chromosome 2, sHemAka1.3, whole genome shotgun sequence genomic window:
- the LOC140717013 gene encoding uncharacterized protein, whose amino-acid sequence MEKLKKERRDLGLDRDRRFNVSRELRVVPPFEESDVDSYFLLFEKVAVNQKWPKEQWVVLLQSVLKGKAQRAYAALAVEEGEAENYAKVKEAILQSYELVPEAYRQRFRNLRKGWNQMYTELAYEKGVLLDRWCTAEQVDGDYGRIRELFLIEELKGCVPEEIRMYLNEKPNKSISEIARFADEYALTHRIKSSSPKGYPRDRRNGRESPPAEAEVPPGASGKVEGERPGGPRFPGLTCFNCGKGGHIASRCFAPRKEPEKGKAVVPIGCAVVISKSTREPRVDRVREVSETWLSPGTVSVKGGDPPIPVRIWRDTGAELSLICREILDFGRRRGMVAVKGIGTRIEMVPLHQVIMDCELVSGPVEIGVPSEFPRTDADVLLGNDLAGGQVWTRVTRLKQPVRIAAPPLASPVCTTGASIRSLSRKAAEKASSLNLASIDLAETVLPTLYHKGSEGGKPKSSKVKGVKGEELGLPLAKRKVLEVGNKDEKRKKLLKGPELDMDDLSGVAALFEEVESCQGVLDNEMKAVLD is encoded by the coding sequence atggagaagttaaagaaagagcgaagagatctagggttagatcgagacaggaggtttaatgttagtcgggagttgagggtagtacctccattcgaagagtcggatgttgatagttattttttgctttttgaaaaggtggcagtaaatcaaaagtggcccaaagagcagtgggtggtgttgttacaaagtgtgttaaaggggaaggcacaacgagcatatgcggccttggccgtcgaggaaggggaagcggaaaattatgccaaagtaaaggaggccattctgcagagttacgagctagtacctgaagcttatagacaaaggttcagaaatttacggaaagggtggaatcaaatgtataccgagctagcgtatgaaaagggtgtgctcttggaccgttggtgcaccgcggaacaggtggacggggattatgggcgtatcagggagttatttttgattgaggaattaaaagggtgtgttccggaggagatccggatgtatttgaatgagaagccgaataagtccatctcagaaattgctaggttcgcagatgaatatgccctaacccacaggataaagtcttcctcgccaaaaggttacccaagagaccgtcggaacggtagggaaagtccgccggctgaggcagaggtcccgccgggagctagtggtaaggttgagggggaaaggccaggtggcccgagatttccgggcttgacctgttttaattgtgggaagggaggacatattgcctctaggtgctttgctccgagaaaggagccagaaaaagggaaagcagtggtccctatcgggtgtgccgttGTAATCAGTAAATCtacgagagagccccgggtagacagagtacgagaggtgtcagagacttggctgtcacccggaaccgtgtccgtgaaggggggagacccacccattcccgtccgaatctggcgagacaccggggcggagctgtcgttgatctgccgtgagatactagatttcggtcggagaaggggaatggtcgccgtgaaggggataggtacaagaatagaaatggtgcccctacatcaggtaattatggattgtgagctggtatctggaccagtcgaaattggggtgccatcagaattcccgagaactgacgcggacgtcctcctcggaaatgatttagccggggggcaggtttggacaagggtgacacggctcaaacagcctgtgaggattgcagccccgcccctcgcctctccagtctgtaccacaggcgcgagcattcgcagcctgtcgagaaaggcagctgagaaagcgagcagtttaaatctggccagtattgatttggccgagacggtcctaccgaccctgtaccacaagggttctgagggtggtaaaccgaagagtagtaaagtgaaaggggttaagggagaggagctaggtctgcccttagcgaagagaaaggtcctagaggtaggaaataaagatgagaaacggaaaaagctgttaaaaggtccagagttggacatggatgatctgtcgggggtggcagccctgtttgaagaagttgagagttgtcaaggtgttctcgataatgagatgaaggcagtcctagattaa